Proteins from a genomic interval of Luteibacter pinisoli:
- a CDS encoding glycosyltransferase: protein MTDLAVVVPVFNERDNIPPLLAEIATALRGRIDFEIIYVDDDSSDDSVAVLKAAQKDYPELRIIHHVTRSGQSTAVWNGVRAARAPWIATLDGDGQNDPADIPKLLEARAGAAADLKLFAGWRVTRRDSFNKRISSKVANAVRSRMLQDSTPDTGCGLKLFERETFLRLPYFDHMHRYLPALVKRAGYASQSVPVGHRPRTAGTSKYGMLDRLWVGLADLRGVAWLMRRAKVTRTEEL from the coding sequence ATGACCGACCTCGCCGTGGTCGTGCCCGTCTTCAACGAGCGCGACAACATCCCGCCCCTCCTCGCCGAAATTGCCACGGCCCTGCGCGGACGGATCGACTTCGAGATCATCTACGTCGACGATGACAGCAGCGACGACAGCGTCGCCGTGCTGAAGGCGGCGCAAAAGGACTACCCGGAACTGCGCATCATCCACCACGTGACCCGCAGCGGGCAGAGCACGGCGGTGTGGAATGGCGTGCGCGCGGCGCGTGCGCCGTGGATCGCCACGCTCGACGGCGACGGGCAGAACGATCCGGCGGATATCCCCAAGCTGCTCGAGGCCCGTGCCGGCGCCGCTGCGGACCTCAAGCTGTTCGCCGGCTGGCGCGTCACCCGCCGCGACAGCTTCAACAAGCGCATTTCCTCGAAGGTCGCCAACGCGGTGCGCTCGCGCATGCTCCAGGACAGCACCCCGGATACCGGCTGCGGCCTGAAGCTGTTCGAACGCGAAACCTTCCTGCGCCTGCCCTACTTCGACCACATGCACCGCTACCTGCCGGCGCTGGTGAAGCGCGCGGGTTATGCAAGCCAGAGCGTGCCGGTGGGCCATCGCCCGCGGACGGCGGGCACCTCGAAGTACGGCATGCTCGACCGCCTGTGGGTGGGCCTGGCCGACCTGCGTGGCGTGGCCTGGCTGATGCGTCGCGCCAAGGTCACCCGCACCGAAGAGCTCTGA
- a CDS encoding DUF3379 family protein — translation MNCLDFRRRIGSEPRSRDPELLAHRDSCRDGCAAFWQRAQRFEDDIEAAMNIPVPEGLADRILLAQATGERRQQLGRRRSWMAMAASVLIAFGGVGMFWRYADQHSLDALAVAHMPGEMDALALTRPMTDDQVEAGFVGRATHLKGPAPGMVTYVHDCVVGAYPVVHAVTRMDDEPVVALYMPGKMDGKAGTFQRDGWDGREVPLREGTLLLLAQGASHKAMDTAERGWREAIEGPASPTATVSL, via the coding sequence ATGAACTGCCTCGACTTCCGCCGCCGCATCGGCAGCGAACCCCGTTCGCGCGATCCCGAACTGCTCGCCCACCGCGACAGCTGCCGCGACGGCTGCGCCGCGTTCTGGCAACGCGCCCAGCGCTTCGAAGACGACATCGAGGCGGCGATGAACATACCCGTGCCCGAGGGCCTCGCCGACCGGATCCTGCTCGCCCAGGCCACCGGCGAGCGCCGCCAGCAGCTGGGCCGCCGGCGCAGCTGGATGGCGATGGCCGCGTCCGTGCTGATCGCCTTCGGCGGCGTCGGGATGTTCTGGCGCTACGCCGACCAGCACTCGCTGGACGCGCTGGCCGTGGCGCACATGCCGGGCGAAATGGACGCCCTGGCGCTGACCCGGCCGATGACCGACGACCAGGTCGAGGCCGGCTTCGTCGGCCGCGCCACGCACCTGAAGGGCCCCGCGCCGGGCATGGTCACCTACGTGCACGACTGCGTGGTGGGCGCGTATCCGGTGGTCCACGCGGTGACCCGGATGGACGATGAGCCGGTGGTGGCGCTGTACATGCCGGGCAAGATGGACGGCAAGGCCGGCACCTTCCAGCGCGATGGCTGGGATGGCCGCGAGGTGCCGCTGCGGGAGGGCACCCTGCTCCTGCTCGCCCAGGGCGCCAGCCACAAGGCCATGGATACCGCGGAGCGCGGCTGGCGCGAAGCCATCGAGGGCCCGGCCAGCCCGACGGCCACGGTGTCGCTGTAA
- a CDS encoding sigma-70 family RNA polymerase sigma factor, which yields MAKPPVSEVVNPKQRQYEAMVRALSADLYRFAWWLTRSETVAQDLVQETFLRAWKNLDALRDAESAKAWLFTILRREHARMYERKRLEVVELDDNITEDTVFASPERSGDAAQVRDAISRLPDKYRDPLAMQVLAGMSADEIAASTGQKPGAVMTQLFRARQQLKALLGGRAAAEGGRT from the coding sequence ATGGCGAAGCCCCCGGTCAGTGAGGTAGTGAACCCGAAGCAACGCCAGTACGAAGCCATGGTGCGCGCCCTCTCGGCCGACCTCTACCGGTTTGCCTGGTGGCTGACGCGCTCTGAAACCGTGGCCCAGGACCTGGTCCAGGAAACCTTCCTGCGTGCCTGGAAGAACCTGGACGCCCTGCGCGACGCCGAGTCGGCCAAGGCCTGGCTGTTCACCATCCTGCGCCGGGAACACGCGCGGATGTACGAGCGCAAACGCCTCGAGGTGGTGGAACTGGATGACAACATCACCGAAGACACGGTGTTCGCCAGCCCCGAGCGCAGCGGCGACGCCGCGCAGGTGCGCGACGCGATCAGCCGCCTGCCCGACAAATACCGTGATCCGCTGGCCATGCAGGTGCTTGCCGGCATGAGCGCCGACGAGATCGCCGCCAGCACGGGGCAGAAGCCCGGTGCGGTGATGACCCAGTTGTTCCGCGCCCGCCAGCAGCTCAAGGCGCTGCTTGGCGGACGCGCCGCGGCCGAAGGGGGCCGGACATGA
- a CDS encoding ParB/RepB/Spo0J family partition protein → MAAAKKRGLGRGLDALLGGGSGPEAAPSVIEQEGELRTLPIHHIQAGKYQPRRHWNDEALDELAASIKAQGLIQPVVVRAIGKNSYELIAGERRWRAAQRAQMSEIPALVKDVPEQSVLAMALIENIQRQELTPLEEAQALQRLVDEFDLTHQQAADAVGRSRASVSNLLRLNELPASIKQLLDESKLEMGHARALLTLPATIAEPLALEASRHGWTVRELEDAARKAQEAPKGKAKSAGPVDPNIATLERELAERFATRVEVAHGRGGKGKLVIHYHSNDELDGILSKIR, encoded by the coding sequence ATGGCAGCAGCGAAGAAACGTGGACTCGGCCGTGGCCTGGACGCCCTCCTGGGCGGCGGCAGCGGTCCCGAAGCCGCCCCCTCGGTGATCGAGCAGGAAGGCGAGCTGCGCACGCTGCCCATCCACCATATCCAGGCCGGCAAGTACCAGCCGCGCCGCCACTGGAACGACGAGGCGCTCGACGAACTGGCCGCCTCGATCAAGGCCCAGGGCCTGATCCAGCCGGTGGTGGTGCGCGCCATCGGCAAGAACAGCTACGAACTCATCGCCGGCGAACGCCGCTGGCGCGCCGCCCAGCGCGCGCAGATGAGCGAGATTCCCGCGCTGGTGAAGGACGTGCCCGAGCAGTCCGTTCTGGCCATGGCGCTCATCGAAAACATCCAGCGCCAGGAGCTCACCCCGCTGGAAGAAGCCCAGGCCCTGCAGCGCCTGGTGGACGAATTCGACCTGACCCACCAGCAGGCGGCCGACGCCGTGGGCCGCTCGCGCGCCTCCGTCTCCAACTTGCTGCGCCTGAACGAGCTGCCGGCCTCCATCAAGCAGCTGCTCGACGAGAGCAAGCTGGAGATGGGCCACGCCCGCGCCCTGCTCACCCTGCCGGCCACCATCGCCGAGCCGCTGGCGCTGGAAGCCTCGCGCCACGGCTGGACGGTGCGCGAGTTGGAAGACGCGGCCCGCAAGGCCCAGGAAGCGCCCAAGGGCAAGGCCAAGTCCGCCGGCCCGGTGGATCCGAACATCGCCACGCTTGAGCGCGAGCTGGCCGAACGCTTCGCCACCCGTGTCGAAGTGGCCCATGGCCGCGGCGGCAAGGGCAAGCTCGTCATCCACTACCACAGCAACGACGAGCTGGACGGCATCCTCAGCAAGATCCGCTGA
- a CDS encoding ParA family protein, with product MARIIAVANQKGGVGKTTTSVNLAAALAAAKRKVLLVDLDPQGNATMASGVDKHEAKPNGCEVLLDEVSIQDVLVRTEAGFDLMPGNGDLTAAELKLMDGMAREHRLKEQLKKVSDRYDTIIIDCPPSLHLLTLNALTAADGVLIPVQCEYFALEGLSSLLDTISAVRQRLNPALEVEGLLRTMYDVRNNLGNEVSAQLTTHFGDKVLRSMIPRNVRLAEAPSHGQPIHLYDRGSRGAIAYIGLAGEIIRRERALNGATPPAADAEADAGDTTAPTTP from the coding sequence ATGGCCCGCATTATCGCAGTCGCCAACCAGAAGGGCGGCGTCGGCAAGACCACGACTTCCGTCAATCTCGCCGCGGCCCTGGCCGCCGCGAAGCGCAAGGTGTTGCTTGTCGACCTCGATCCGCAGGGCAACGCCACCATGGCGTCGGGCGTGGACAAGCACGAAGCCAAGCCCAACGGCTGCGAAGTGCTGCTGGACGAAGTGTCGATCCAGGACGTGCTGGTGCGCACCGAGGCCGGCTTCGACCTGATGCCCGGCAACGGCGACCTCACGGCCGCCGAGCTGAAGCTGATGGACGGCATGGCCCGCGAGCATCGCCTGAAGGAGCAGCTGAAGAAGGTGTCCGATCGTTACGACACCATCATCATCGACTGCCCGCCCTCGCTGCACCTGCTCACGCTTAACGCGCTGACCGCCGCCGATGGCGTGCTGATCCCGGTGCAGTGCGAGTATTTCGCGCTGGAAGGCCTTTCCAGCCTGCTGGATACGATCTCGGCCGTGCGCCAGCGCCTGAACCCGGCGCTGGAAGTGGAAGGCCTGCTGCGTACCATGTACGACGTGCGCAACAACCTCGGCAACGAGGTCTCGGCCCAGCTCACCACGCACTTTGGCGACAAGGTGCTGCGCTCGATGATCCCGCGCAACGTGCGCCTTGCCGAGGCACCCAGCCACGGCCAGCCCATCCATCTTTACGATCGCGGCTCGCGCGGTGCCATCGCCTATATTGGCCTGGCCGGCGAAATCATCCGCCGCGAGCGGGCCCTGAATGGCGCCACCCCCCCTGCGGCCGACGCAGAGGCGGATGCCGGCGACACCACGGCCCCGACCACGCCTTAA
- the rsmG gene encoding 16S rRNA (guanine(527)-N(7))-methyltransferase RsmG, with the protein MTARDDLKSLLERGIAQLDVGLPEGTVDRLLDYRELLERWNSAYNLTAVRDDREMVTRHLLDSLAILPYVHGRSLADLGTGPGLPGIPLALAEPAREVLMVDSNGKKVRFLREAIRSLKLGNARALQSRVEEVEGTFECITARAFASLADMLGWGGHLLAPGGTWLAMKGKQPAEELDGVPAGFVVEAIHALSVPGVEGERHLVVIRRA; encoded by the coding sequence ATGACCGCGCGCGACGACCTCAAATCCCTGCTCGAACGCGGCATTGCCCAGCTGGACGTCGGCCTGCCCGAGGGCACGGTGGACCGCCTGCTCGACTACCGCGAGCTGCTGGAGCGCTGGAACTCGGCCTATAACCTCACCGCCGTCCGCGACGACCGGGAGATGGTGACCCGCCACCTGCTCGATTCGCTGGCCATCCTTCCCTATGTCCACGGCCGCTCGCTGGCCGACCTGGGCACGGGCCCGGGGCTGCCGGGCATCCCCCTGGCGCTGGCCGAGCCGGCGCGCGAAGTGCTGATGGTGGATTCCAACGGCAAGAAGGTGCGCTTCCTGCGCGAGGCCATCCGCTCGCTGAAGCTGGGCAACGCCAGGGCACTGCAGAGCCGCGTGGAAGAGGTGGAAGGCACGTTTGAATGCATCACAGCCCGCGCCTTCGCCTCGCTGGCCGACATGCTCGGCTGGGGCGGGCACCTGCTGGCGCCGGGCGGCACGTGGCTGGCGATGAAGGGCAAGCAACCGGCGGAGGAGCTCGATGGCGTGCCGGCGGGCTTCGTGGTGGAGGCGATCCACGCCCTCTCCGTGCCGGGCGTGGAGGGTGAGCGGCACCTGGTGGTGATTCGCCGGGCCTGA
- a CDS encoding PepSY-associated TM helix domain-containing protein, with product MKSSTLRTFTTVHTWTGLLAGFALFIAFYAGAITMFHDPIDTWALPKQELADARVMDRAGAMMADIVAKHPAARASIGVTYAAGHPSHEVAAYWMEKDGSWMTQAIDDTAAHDAEDHEHGLADFVYELHYDLGIPEFGIYLMGIVSVIYGLALLTGVIIHLPNLVREMFALRPGHNLKRLWQDAHNVIGILSLPFHIIFAITGALLCLTMVTLMAFNTAIFDGKLMGAFERMTSALPETKASAGVATMLPPAELGALARKAALGAGAANFEPDYMRYVHYGQPGAAAEVRGTSTKTLGEYGMVALDASTGRVTNIQLTGARDANHATYSAIFGLHFGTFGSLSLRWLYFILGLAGAFLFYSGNLLYIETRRKRRQAEQPLKVRAMATATVGVCLGSCLAISVMFVANHLASYVGAEPTRVVQPACFITFFAAIAWTVWRRPARAAVDLLWATAVISVAVGGLDIVLHGDRLARTLAEGRYDVLGVDLVAIAMGAGFGWLGMATRKRAVEGDPCSVWYGRRPEHHALTGAV from the coding sequence ATGAAGTCCAGCACCCTCCGCACCTTCACCACCGTGCACACCTGGACGGGCCTGCTCGCCGGCTTTGCCTTGTTCATCGCGTTCTATGCGGGCGCGATCACCATGTTCCACGACCCCATCGACACCTGGGCGCTGCCGAAGCAGGAGCTGGCCGATGCACGGGTGATGGACCGCGCCGGCGCCATGATGGCCGACATCGTGGCGAAGCATCCCGCCGCCCGCGCGTCGATCGGCGTCACCTATGCCGCGGGACACCCGTCGCACGAAGTGGCCGCGTACTGGATGGAAAAAGATGGCTCCTGGATGACCCAGGCCATCGACGACACCGCCGCGCACGATGCCGAAGACCACGAGCACGGCCTGGCGGATTTCGTCTACGAACTGCACTACGACCTCGGCATCCCCGAGTTCGGCATCTACCTGATGGGCATCGTCAGCGTCATTTATGGCCTGGCGCTGCTGACGGGCGTGATCATCCACCTGCCGAACCTGGTGCGCGAGATGTTCGCGCTGCGCCCGGGGCACAACCTCAAGCGGCTGTGGCAGGACGCGCATAACGTCATCGGCATCCTCAGCCTGCCCTTCCACATCATCTTCGCCATCACCGGCGCGTTGCTGTGCCTGACGATGGTGACGCTGATGGCCTTCAACACCGCCATCTTCGACGGCAAGCTGATGGGCGCGTTCGAACGCATGACCAGCGCGCTGCCCGAGACGAAGGCCAGCGCCGGTGTCGCCACCATGCTGCCGCCGGCCGAACTCGGCGCGCTCGCACGCAAGGCCGCGCTCGGCGCCGGCGCGGCGAACTTCGAGCCGGACTACATGCGCTACGTGCATTACGGCCAGCCCGGTGCGGCGGCGGAAGTGCGCGGCACCTCGACGAAGACGCTGGGCGAGTACGGCATGGTCGCGCTCGATGCGTCCACCGGCCGCGTGACGAATATCCAGCTGACCGGCGCGCGCGATGCCAACCACGCGACGTACTCGGCCATCTTCGGCCTGCACTTCGGGACGTTCGGCAGCCTGTCGCTGCGCTGGCTGTATTTCATCCTCGGCCTGGCCGGCGCCTTCCTGTTCTACTCCGGCAACCTGCTGTACATCGAAACGCGCCGCAAACGCCGCCAGGCGGAGCAGCCCCTGAAGGTGCGCGCCATGGCCACGGCCACGGTCGGCGTCTGCCTGGGGTCGTGCCTGGCCATCTCGGTGATGTTCGTTGCCAACCACCTGGCGTCGTATGTTGGTGCGGAACCCACGCGGGTGGTGCAGCCGGCGTGCTTCATCACCTTCTTCGCTGCCATCGCCTGGACGGTCTGGCGCCGGCCGGCACGCGCCGCCGTGGACCTGCTGTGGGCCACCGCCGTGATTTCCGTTGCCGTGGGCGGGCTCGACATCGTGCTGCACGGCGATCGCCTCGCCCGCACGCTGGCTGAAGGCCGTTACGACGTGCTCGGCGTGGACCTGGTCGCCATTGCGATGGGCGCGGGGTTTGGCTGGCTGGGCATGGCCACGCGCAAGCGCGCGGTGGAAGGTGACCCGTGCAGCGTGTGGTACGGACGGCGGCCTGAGCACCACGCGTTGACAGGCGCCGTATAG
- a CDS encoding M14 family metallopeptidase, producing the protein MTHATPYPIGTPGQPWGPAEIDAWRAKQVKQRSYADEVLAAIEPLRAAFDVQDYGAVDYAGEHYRFVALRTRDWDASLPVMVVTGGVHGYETSGVHGALQFLREHGNDYAGRANVLVVPCVSPWAYERIHRWNYDAIDPNRNFREGSPAAESAALVQLLAPLGDSVLMHIDLHETTDTDESEFRPALAARDGKVYDPCDVPDGFYLVDDADKPQPDFQKAVIDAVAKVTHIAPADAAGEIIGSPEVAHGVIEYALKSLGLCAGITPARFCTTTEVYPDSPRATPQECNDAQVAAVRAAIDYALAHRG; encoded by the coding sequence ATGACCCACGCCACGCCTTATCCCATCGGTACACCCGGCCAGCCCTGGGGGCCTGCCGAGATCGACGCGTGGCGCGCGAAACAGGTGAAGCAGCGCAGCTATGCGGACGAAGTGCTCGCCGCGATCGAGCCGCTGCGCGCGGCCTTCGATGTGCAGGATTACGGTGCCGTCGATTACGCCGGAGAGCACTACCGGTTCGTCGCACTGCGGACGCGCGACTGGGATGCCAGCCTGCCGGTGATGGTGGTTACCGGTGGCGTGCACGGCTACGAAACCAGCGGCGTGCATGGCGCACTCCAGTTCCTGCGTGAGCACGGCAACGACTACGCCGGCCGGGCGAACGTGCTGGTGGTGCCCTGCGTGAGCCCCTGGGCGTACGAGCGCATCCATCGCTGGAACTACGACGCCATCGACCCGAACCGCAACTTCCGCGAGGGCAGCCCTGCGGCCGAGTCCGCCGCGCTCGTGCAGCTGCTGGCACCGCTGGGCGACAGCGTGCTGATGCACATCGACCTGCACGAAACGACGGACACCGATGAATCGGAGTTCCGCCCCGCGCTGGCGGCGCGCGATGGCAAGGTCTACGACCCCTGCGACGTGCCGGATGGTTTCTACCTGGTGGACGACGCGGACAAGCCGCAGCCCGACTTCCAGAAAGCGGTGATCGACGCCGTGGCGAAAGTCACCCATATCGCCCCCGCCGACGCGGCCGGTGAAATCATCGGCTCGCCTGAAGTCGCGCACGGCGTGATCGAATACGCCCTGAAGTCACTCGGCCTGTGCGCCGGCATCACCCCGGCGCGCTTCTGCACCACCACCGAGGTGTATCCGGACAGCCCGCGCGCCACGCCGCAGGAATGCAACGACGCGCAGGTGGCGGCGGTGCGTGCCGCCATCGACTACGCGCTCGCGCATCGGGGCTAG
- a CDS encoding MFS transporter, with protein MIAHDARRPLAIHTFTLATFIAASTAPTPLYRLYQAAWHFTPTLLTVIFAVYAFALLMALLVGGRLSDHLGRRPVIVAAIALDVVALVLFMVADGPAWLIVARLVQGVATGIGMSTLAAALLDLDRQRGATVNSLAPMIGLGAGALGSTAMVVLAPAPLQGVYVVLAVLLLAGLALTLRTPETAVRKPGALASLRPHVAVPERARAALMAVTPLNVALWMLGGFYLSLMPSLVAKTTHSTSPWLGGLTVTALMLSGAIAVLAGLRHAALHALVVGASLLAGGLLLVLVGAGTGSAVGLLVGSVIAGAGFGASFLGAVRSVMPLAEPHERSRLMAAFYIESYVAFSVPTIAVGYVAQHQGLLTAINLYGGVIIALTLAALAWIVLRAQHVRAPVAA; from the coding sequence ATGATCGCCCATGACGCCCGCCGCCCGCTGGCCATCCACACCTTCACGCTGGCCACCTTTATCGCCGCCTCCACGGCGCCGACGCCGCTGTACCGGCTGTACCAGGCGGCGTGGCACTTCACGCCCACCCTGCTGACCGTGATCTTTGCGGTGTACGCCTTCGCCCTGCTCATGGCGTTGCTCGTCGGCGGCCGCCTCTCCGACCACCTCGGGCGGCGGCCGGTGATCGTCGCTGCCATCGCGCTGGACGTGGTCGCACTGGTGCTATTCATGGTCGCCGACGGCCCGGCGTGGCTGATCGTGGCCCGCCTGGTGCAGGGCGTCGCCACGGGCATCGGCATGTCCACCCTCGCTGCCGCCCTCCTCGACCTCGACCGACAGCGCGGTGCCACGGTGAACAGCCTGGCGCCGATGATCGGGCTGGGCGCGGGCGCGCTCGGCAGCACCGCGATGGTCGTGCTGGCGCCGGCGCCGCTGCAGGGCGTGTACGTGGTGCTCGCCGTGTTGCTGCTGGCCGGCCTGGCCTTGACCTTGCGCACGCCGGAAACCGCGGTGCGCAAACCGGGCGCCCTCGCCAGCCTACGTCCGCACGTGGCCGTACCGGAACGCGCGCGTGCCGCGCTGATGGCGGTGACGCCGCTCAATGTCGCGCTGTGGATGCTCGGCGGTTTCTATCTCTCGCTGATGCCGTCGCTGGTGGCGAAGACGACGCACTCGACGTCACCGTGGCTGGGTGGCCTCACCGTCACCGCGCTGATGCTGAGCGGTGCCATCGCCGTGCTTGCCGGCCTGCGCCACGCGGCGCTACACGCACTGGTCGTCGGCGCGTCGCTGCTCGCCGGTGGCTTGCTACTCGTGCTGGTGGGTGCGGGCACCGGCTCCGCCGTTGGCCTGCTTGTCGGCTCGGTGATCGCCGGCGCGGGCTTCGGCGCCTCGTTCCTCGGTGCCGTGCGCAGCGTGATGCCCCTGGCCGAACCGCATGAGCGCAGCCGCCTGATGGCCGCGTTCTATATCGAGAGCTACGTGGCCTTCAGCGTGCCGACCATTGCAGTGGGCTATGTCGCCCAGCACCAGGGCCTGCTCACCGCCATCAATCTTTATGGCGGCGTGATCATCGCGCTGACACTCGCGGCGCTGGCCTGGATTGTCCTGCGCGCGCAGCACGTGCGCGCACCGGTTGCCGCCTAG
- a CDS encoding TetR/AcrR family transcriptional regulator — MNDATLIPARTAGPRPGGRSARVQAAVHQAVRELLAEGPRDALTVPAVAARAGVTPSTIYRRWGDLSQLMADVAVAVLHPEGAPPDTGSYRGDLTLWLEQYLDEMSSGPGRTMLRDILGASTEQNTGRCLFYCTQQIDAIGERALARGETPLPTDAVIEGVVSKLMYGILFAPSTPTNDDIGRWLDALLGV; from the coding sequence ATGAACGACGCCACCCTCATTCCTGCCCGTACTGCCGGCCCCCGTCCCGGTGGCCGCAGTGCGCGTGTCCAGGCCGCCGTCCACCAGGCGGTCCGCGAGCTCCTTGCCGAGGGGCCGCGTGACGCGTTGACCGTACCTGCGGTGGCGGCACGTGCCGGCGTCACGCCGTCGACGATCTATCGCCGCTGGGGTGATCTTTCGCAGCTGATGGCCGATGTGGCCGTCGCCGTGTTGCATCCCGAAGGCGCGCCGCCCGACACCGGCAGCTACCGTGGCGACCTGACCCTGTGGCTCGAGCAGTACCTCGACGAGATGTCGTCCGGCCCGGGGCGCACCATGCTGCGCGACATCCTCGGCGCCTCCACAGAGCAGAACACCGGCCGCTGCCTGTTCTACTGCACGCAGCAGATCGACGCGATTGGCGAACGCGCCCTGGCTCGCGGCGAGACGCCGCTGCCGACGGACGCGGTGATCGAGGGCGTGGTCTCGAAGCTGATGTACGGGATCCTTTTCGCCCCGTCGACCCCGACCAACGACGACATCGGCCGCTGGCTCGACGCGTTGCTCGGCGTTTAA
- a CDS encoding LacI family DNA-binding transcriptional regulator: MANVSVASVSRALNGHGGVTAETQKRIREVATRLRYVPHSAARSLITRRTQTIGALLPDLHGAFFSELIRGIDLAARARGLYLLVSSSHGDATEAAIALRAMQGRVDGLLVMSPHADAAFLDENLPIVLPTVLINSHVRSERHASLDVDDFGGAHAMVDHLVASGRKRIAFIAGPEVNHDVQERCRGYREGLAAAGLGDTAVVLQGDFTEEAGYRLAKEALALSPRPDAIFAANDMMAIGALSALSEAGVRTPDDIAVVGFDDIPMARYVTPPLTTVRVRIAELGEAALDRLAQMIESPDDDEPRPGVVVGTELVVRASCGASDKVRRRD; the protein is encoded by the coding sequence ATGGCCAACGTATCGGTGGCATCGGTTTCTCGTGCGCTGAACGGCCATGGCGGCGTGACCGCCGAGACGCAGAAACGCATCCGCGAAGTCGCCACCCGGCTGCGCTACGTGCCGCATAGTGCTGCGCGCAGCCTGATCACCCGTCGCACCCAGACCATCGGCGCCCTCCTGCCCGACCTGCATGGCGCCTTCTTCTCCGAACTGATCCGCGGCATCGACCTCGCCGCACGGGCCCGTGGGCTCTACCTGCTGGTCTCCAGCTCGCACGGTGATGCCACCGAAGCGGCCATCGCCCTGCGTGCCATGCAGGGCCGCGTGGACGGCCTGCTGGTGATGTCCCCGCACGCCGACGCCGCCTTCCTCGACGAAAACCTCCCCATCGTCCTCCCCACCGTGCTGATCAACAGCCATGTGCGCTCCGAGCGCCATGCGTCGCTGGACGTGGACGACTTCGGTGGCGCGCACGCGATGGTCGACCACCTGGTGGCCAGCGGCCGCAAGCGCATCGCCTTCATCGCCGGCCCGGAAGTGAACCACGACGTGCAGGAGCGCTGCCGCGGCTACCGCGAAGGCCTCGCCGCCGCCGGCCTCGGTGACACCGCCGTGGTGCTGCAGGGTGACTTCACCGAAGAAGCGGGTTACCGCCTGGCGAAGGAAGCGCTTGCGCTGTCGCCACGCCCCGACGCGATCTTCGCCGCCAACGACATGATGGCCATCGGCGCGCTCTCCGCGCTGTCCGAAGCTGGCGTGCGCACGCCGGACGACATCGCCGTGGTCGGCTTTGACGATATCCCGATGGCGCGTTACGTGACGCCGCCGCTGACGACGGTGCGCGTGCGCATTGCCGAACTGGGCGAAGCCGCGCTGGATCGCCTGGCCCAGATGATTGAATCCCCCGATGACGACGAGCCCAGGCCGGGCGTCGTGGTCGGCACCGAACTCGTCGTACGCGCCTCCTGTGGCGCCAGCGACAAGGTACGACGACGCGACTGA